Proteins encoded within one genomic window of Armatimonadota bacterium:
- a CDS encoding 5'-nucleotidase — MKSARSLIALCVVALAAAGMAADSAVGQSVADHLNREAGTDLAFIVEGLIKDSGETKDLAKCLGYETDELWQVELTGKQLKEAFEKSVSFFPSPFSSFLQISEAKITFDPSKPIGSRISSVTIGAFSQPLEADKKYKVAMPASLAKGGFGYNNIWEFKTPSRIVRPTIGEVVRGKGVNSQAFRWLSNPSFSATSL; from the coding sequence ATGAAATCAGCCCGAAGTCTGATCGCCCTTTGCGTTGTTGCCCTAGCGGCGGCAGGCATGGCTGCGGATTCAGCAGTGGGGCAATCTGTTGCTGACCATCTGAACCGCGAAGCAGGGACCGATCTCGCGTTCATCGTTGAAGGTCTGATCAAGGATTCCGGAGAGACAAAAGACCTGGCGAAGTGCTTGGGATACGAAACCGACGAGCTTTGGCAAGTTGAGCTCACCGGCAAGCAGCTGAAAGAAGCCTTTGAGAAGAGCGTCAGCTTCTTCCCTTCTCCGTTCAGTAGCTTTTTGCAGATCAGCGAAGCAAAGATCACTTTTGATCCAAGTAAGCCGATTGGCAGCCGAATTTCAAGTGTGACAATCGGTGCCTTCAGCCAGCCGCTAGAGGCAGACAAGAAGTACAAAGTCGCAATGCCAGCCAGCCTCGCCAAAGGTGGGTTCGGCTACAACAACATCTGGGAATTCAAAACTCCTAGCCGGATTGTTCGTCCAACCATTGGAGAGGTCGTACGCGGAAAAGGCGTAAACTCTCAGGCATTCCGATGGTTATCCAATCCCTCCTTCTCGGCTACGTCGCTCTAA
- a CDS encoding tetratricopeptide repeat protein, giving the protein MDTIGEANLQQLLQAKEYASLVEVTQAWASDSSGVSAKYQGLGMLGMGNHQAAVGPLQMASQVFPQDQVVLFAYGRALMLDGRLEEAKAGFEGLIALNPTHPGALQAILQLCVTLANRDEAGDPMAAVTWLYRAWELKRDDLSLSARILEIYVRNGWSQGALDFVAMLSPGVQNQPKIRQLRQQIHQPVAAPAPSAPAFETCPFCKQQVIIGATTCPHCKMQIRASAFSGGSYKPEWQGVALNVICILIILLNVVNMIMVMSDVKTVSKGPGLGTGSLGVGWNLLILFRVEWAMSIAKVWYIVMAMLNGCCGAMALGLMGSADGAPILAVIVLFSCGLNAFMAYLVSYEDA; this is encoded by the coding sequence ATGGATACGATTGGCGAGGCAAATCTTCAGCAACTTTTGCAGGCGAAGGAGTATGCGTCGCTGGTGGAGGTTACTCAGGCTTGGGCATCAGATTCGAGCGGGGTGTCGGCTAAGTATCAGGGGCTGGGAATGCTTGGGATGGGGAATCATCAGGCGGCGGTAGGGCCGCTTCAGATGGCTTCGCAGGTGTTTCCTCAGGATCAGGTTGTGCTGTTTGCGTATGGGCGCGCGCTGATGCTTGATGGGCGACTTGAGGAAGCGAAGGCGGGCTTTGAGGGGTTGATTGCGTTGAATCCTACTCATCCCGGAGCGCTTCAGGCGATTCTGCAGCTTTGCGTGACTTTGGCAAATCGTGATGAGGCTGGCGACCCGATGGCGGCGGTGACCTGGCTTTATCGGGCTTGGGAGTTGAAGCGGGACGATTTGTCTTTATCGGCTCGGATTTTGGAGATTTATGTTCGGAACGGGTGGTCGCAGGGGGCTCTGGACTTTGTGGCGATGCTGAGCCCTGGTGTGCAGAATCAGCCAAAGATTCGGCAACTTCGACAGCAGATTCACCAACCGGTGGCGGCTCCGGCTCCTTCTGCGCCGGCGTTTGAAACGTGTCCGTTTTGCAAGCAGCAGGTGATTATTGGGGCGACGACTTGTCCGCACTGCAAGATGCAGATTCGGGCATCGGCGTTTAGTGGGGGTTCTTACAAACCGGAGTGGCAGGGCGTTGCCTTGAACGTCATCTGTATCTTGATCATCCTGCTTAACGTTGTGAACATGATCATGGTGATGTCGGATGTGAAGACGGTGAGCAAGGGTCCGGGTTTGGGAACGGGGTCGCTTGGGGTGGGTTGGAATCTGCTTATTCTGTTCCGGGTTGAGTGGGCGATGTCGATCGCTAAGGTTTGGTACATCGTGATGGCGATGCTGAATGGGTGCTGTGGCGCGATGGCGCTTGGGTTGATGGGGTCTGCGGATGGGGCTCCGATTCTTGCGGTGATCGTCTTGTTTAGCTGTGGACTGAATGCGTTTATGGCTTACCTTGTGAGTTACGAGGATGCTTAG
- the rplK gene encoding 50S ribosomal protein L11, protein MPKKITSNIKLNIPAGKGTPSPPVGPALGQAGINMMEFLKKFNEQTAPQMGFVLPVEITVYEDRSYSFVVKQPLATDLIKRAIGLDKGAANPKTDKAGVISKEKLREVAKLKMADLNTDDEEMAMNIIAGSARSMGVRVEG, encoded by the coding sequence ATGCCGAAGAAAATCACAAGCAATATCAAACTGAATATTCCGGCGGGTAAGGGAACCCCGTCGCCCCCCGTTGGACCTGCACTGGGACAAGCCGGTATCAACATGATGGAGTTCTTGAAGAAGTTCAACGAGCAAACCGCTCCGCAAATGGGCTTCGTCCTCCCCGTCGAAATCACTGTCTACGAGGATCGCTCGTACAGCTTCGTGGTCAAGCAGCCTCTGGCAACCGACCTCATCAAGCGAGCAATCGGCCTCGACAAGGGTGCTGCAAACCCGAAGACCGACAAGGCTGGCGTCATCAGCAAAGAAAAGCTTCGCGAAGTCGCAAAGCTCAAAATGGCTGACCTCAACACCGACGACGAAGAAATGGCGATGAACATCATCGCAGGCTCGGCACGCTCGATGGGCGTCCGCGTCGAAGGCTAA
- the carB gene encoding carbamoyl-phosphate synthase large subunit — MAETVLVLGSGPIRIGQGIEFDYSCVHCVWTLRDMGYKAILVNNNPETVSTDFDTSNGLYFEPVTLEDVLDVIAHEKPIGVVCQFGGQTAINLAEGLEGRGQKVLGTSPEAIAAAEDREQFDALLEKLGVKRPQGRAVRSLAEAREVVAEVGYPVLVRPSFVLGGRAMEIVFSESQLEGFYNEAEAANPGQPVLVDKYLLGKEAEVDLISDGTDVLVPGIMEHIERAGVHSGDSMAIYPPVSLSQSEIDQMVRIGIGVARELGARGLVNIQFVIVDGEAYVLEVNPRGSRTVPFLSKVTGIPMVDVATRCMMGESLASMGYSTGLWSLGTDGRAYSGEKAAKWAPIFQGGVVDTAPAGPSSVYAVKAPVFSFQKLRKVEPMLGPEMKSTGEILGVDSTYEAALYKAFVAAGVNFKGDGAVCLTVRDQDKDQAVDIGRRLLANGRRVVATPGTASYLASHGVDCEVVQKIQAGSPNLLELIQSGGVSMMLNTASLTETSESEAARIRRACIETGVPCVTSIDTASALVRALEIYDDPSQSTCKRLDEYFVLA, encoded by the coding sequence ATGGCTGAAACAGTTCTCGTCCTTGGCTCCGGGCCGATTCGCATTGGACAGGGAATTGAATTTGACTATTCGTGCGTCCACTGCGTTTGGACTTTGCGAGATATGGGTTACAAGGCGATCCTTGTTAACAACAACCCCGAGACGGTATCAACTGACTTTGATACTTCGAACGGTTTGTATTTTGAGCCGGTGACGCTTGAGGATGTTCTCGACGTGATAGCTCATGAGAAGCCTATCGGCGTGGTTTGCCAGTTTGGGGGGCAGACGGCAATCAACTTGGCCGAGGGGCTTGAAGGGCGCGGGCAGAAGGTTTTGGGGACTTCTCCGGAGGCGATTGCGGCGGCGGAGGATCGGGAGCAGTTTGATGCTTTGCTGGAGAAACTCGGCGTGAAGCGACCGCAGGGCCGGGCGGTTCGCTCGCTGGCGGAGGCTCGGGAAGTGGTCGCGGAGGTTGGGTATCCGGTGCTGGTTCGGCCTTCGTTTGTTCTGGGCGGGCGGGCGATGGAAATTGTTTTCTCGGAGTCTCAGCTTGAGGGTTTCTATAACGAGGCGGAGGCGGCGAATCCTGGTCAGCCGGTTTTGGTAGATAAATACTTGCTCGGAAAGGAAGCTGAAGTAGATCTGATTTCGGACGGAACCGACGTTTTGGTTCCCGGCATTATGGAGCACATTGAGCGCGCCGGGGTGCACAGCGGCGACTCGATGGCGATCTATCCTCCGGTTTCATTGTCGCAGTCTGAGATTGATCAGATGGTGCGAATCGGAATTGGGGTGGCTCGCGAGCTAGGCGCTCGGGGCTTGGTGAATATTCAGTTTGTCATCGTCGATGGCGAGGCTTACGTTCTCGAGGTGAACCCACGCGGATCGCGAACAGTGCCGTTTTTGAGCAAGGTGACCGGAATTCCGATGGTCGATGTCGCAACTCGCTGTATGATGGGTGAGTCGCTAGCTTCGATGGGATACTCGACTGGTTTGTGGTCGTTGGGGACTGATGGTCGGGCTTACTCTGGTGAGAAAGCTGCGAAATGGGCCCCGATCTTCCAAGGCGGCGTTGTGGACACTGCCCCAGCGGGGCCGTCGTCGGTTTATGCGGTGAAGGCGCCCGTCTTCTCGTTCCAGAAGCTGCGCAAGGTGGAGCCGATGCTTGGGCCAGAGATGAAGTCGACCGGCGAGATTCTGGGGGTTGACTCGACTTATGAGGCCGCGCTTTACAAGGCGTTCGTTGCGGCGGGGGTGAATTTTAAAGGCGACGGAGCGGTTTGTTTGACAGTTCGGGATCAGGATAAGGATCAGGCGGTGGATATTGGCCGACGGTTGCTGGCTAACGGTCGGCGAGTTGTGGCTACGCCGGGAACGGCTTCTTACCTGGCTTCGCACGGGGTGGATTGTGAGGTGGTTCAGAAGATTCAAGCAGGTTCACCGAATCTGTTGGAGCTGATTCAGTCGGGAGGAGTTTCGATGATGCTGAACACGGCCTCGTTGACGGAAACGAGTGAGAGCGAGGCGGCGCGGATCCGGCGCGCGTGTATCGAGACGGGGGTGCCTTGTGTGACTTCGATTGATACGGCGTCGGCGCTGGTTCGGGCATTGGAGATTTACGATGATCCTAGTCAGAGCACTTGTAAGCGGCTGGATGAGTATTTCGTGCTTGCCTAA
- a CDS encoding bifunctional (p)ppGpp synthetase/guanosine-3',5'-bis(diphosphate) 3'-pyrophosphohydrolase — MRPPLEIPHDWEDTDDLHRLFMKLRETRSDADIKKIRYAYFVAETAHAGQTRKSGLPYILHPVAVAKILVELGMDDNTICAALLHDVVEDSEMSLDQMRDLFGEEVAHLIDGVTKLALKPLENATIRQRKAAETTRTAETLRKMLLAMAKDFRVMVIKLADRLHNMQTLDAMEPAKQVRIAAETLDIYAPLAARLGIWQMKWQLEDLSFKYLHPAEYEDITAKVNRSRNERLGDIEQAIVLIKERMQERGIKVAEIRGRPKHLYSIYNKIIKQGVDFEEIYDLLAIRIILEEVSDCYIVLGIVHEMFIPMMSLFYDYIGNPKPNGYQSLHTKVLGPSGTPLEIQIRTTRMHEIAEFGVAAHWTYKEGEQAEKEVATFSNLRQQLFDWSSDARLSSDFLRSLSTDLFAEQVFVFTPGGDVIDMPVGSTPVDFAFRVHTQIGMTLVGAKINGAIAPLSTKLQNGDVVEIVNRSNATPSLDWLEFVRSAHARSKLKAYFRKQSREQDAARGREALVSELKALGLEPKKYVGDDKLEKLAREFDSTENGQDLLAKIGSGLLTVQKVVSKIRGEVAAAPTGDRIEVSKTREGRLQLHAAGMKDVLLARAKCCAPIPGDEIVGYVSRGRGIMIHRRYCPHAMKMEETEPERLLRFHWPADGAVYSVSIKVVAINRQGLLMEVSTIFGESKTNVSAANIRTSSNNTAEIEATIEVTDTSQLATVMAKIANFSDVISVLRINTRLR, encoded by the coding sequence ATGCGCCCGCCCCTCGAGATTCCGCACGACTGGGAAGATACCGACGATCTGCATCGTCTGTTCATGAAGTTGCGCGAGACCCGCTCGGATGCGGATATCAAGAAAATCCGCTACGCTTATTTCGTCGCCGAGACGGCTCATGCCGGGCAGACCCGGAAGTCGGGTTTGCCCTACATTTTGCACCCTGTCGCAGTCGCCAAGATCCTTGTTGAACTCGGCATGGATGACAACACGATCTGTGCAGCGTTGCTTCACGACGTCGTCGAAGACTCCGAGATGTCGTTGGATCAGATGCGCGATCTATTTGGCGAAGAAGTCGCGCATCTGATCGACGGAGTCACTAAACTTGCTCTTAAACCGCTGGAGAACGCAACGATCCGCCAGCGAAAGGCGGCTGAAACGACGCGTACTGCCGAGACACTTCGGAAAATGCTCCTTGCGATGGCAAAGGACTTCCGAGTCATGGTCATCAAGCTCGCTGACCGCCTTCACAACATGCAGACTCTCGACGCAATGGAACCGGCAAAGCAGGTTCGCATCGCAGCCGAAACTCTAGACATTTATGCACCTCTAGCGGCAAGGCTCGGAATTTGGCAGATGAAGTGGCAGCTCGAAGACCTGAGCTTCAAGTACCTCCACCCAGCTGAGTATGAGGACATCACGGCAAAGGTCAACCGCAGCCGAAACGAACGGCTTGGAGACATCGAACAGGCCATCGTCCTGATCAAGGAGCGAATGCAAGAGCGCGGGATCAAGGTCGCTGAGATTCGAGGGCGACCGAAGCACCTCTATTCGATCTACAACAAGATCATCAAACAGGGAGTGGATTTCGAGGAAATCTATGACCTGCTCGCAATCCGGATCATTCTGGAAGAAGTTTCGGACTGCTACATCGTTCTTGGAATCGTCCACGAGATGTTCATCCCGATGATGTCGTTGTTTTACGACTACATCGGAAACCCGAAGCCAAACGGCTATCAAAGCCTTCACACCAAGGTGCTCGGACCCAGCGGGACGCCGCTAGAAATCCAAATTCGAACGACCCGCATGCACGAAATCGCCGAGTTCGGCGTTGCTGCTCACTGGACGTACAAAGAGGGCGAGCAAGCTGAGAAGGAAGTTGCCACCTTTTCGAACCTCCGACAACAACTCTTCGACTGGTCGAGTGATGCTCGGCTATCCTCTGACTTCCTTCGATCACTTTCAACTGATCTCTTTGCAGAGCAGGTATTTGTATTCACACCAGGCGGAGATGTTATCGACATGCCAGTCGGATCAACGCCGGTTGACTTCGCATTCCGCGTTCACACCCAGATCGGAATGACGCTGGTCGGGGCAAAGATCAACGGCGCCATCGCTCCGCTTTCAACCAAGCTTCAAAACGGCGACGTGGTAGAGATCGTCAACCGCTCCAACGCAACACCGTCGCTCGACTGGCTAGAGTTCGTTCGCTCCGCGCACGCTCGCAGCAAGCTGAAAGCCTACTTCCGCAAGCAGAGCCGCGAGCAGGATGCAGCCAGGGGAAGGGAGGCTTTGGTCTCCGAACTCAAGGCCCTCGGTCTTGAACCAAAGAAGTACGTGGGAGACGACAAGCTCGAAAAGCTCGCTAGAGAGTTTGACTCAACCGAAAACGGGCAAGACCTTCTCGCCAAAATCGGGAGCGGACTGCTTACCGTCCAAAAGGTCGTCAGCAAGATCCGTGGAGAAGTCGCCGCCGCACCAACCGGTGACCGAATCGAGGTTTCCAAGACTCGCGAAGGCCGGCTCCAGCTTCATGCGGCAGGCATGAAGGATGTTCTTCTCGCGAGAGCAAAGTGCTGCGCGCCTATTCCGGGAGACGAGATCGTCGGATACGTCTCGCGTGGGCGCGGAATCATGATCCATCGCCGCTACTGCCCGCACGCGATGAAGATGGAGGAGACAGAACCAGAGCGCCTGCTACGTTTTCACTGGCCAGCGGACGGCGCGGTGTACAGCGTCTCGATTAAGGTCGTCGCGATCAACCGACAGGGACTCTTGATGGAGGTCTCGACGATCTTTGGCGAGTCCAAAACCAACGTCTCGGCAGCAAACATCCGAACCTCGTCGAACAATACCGCCGAGATTGAGGCGACAATTGAGGTGACCGACACGAGTCAGCTTGCGACCGTCATGGCGAAAATCGCCAACTTTAGCGATGTGATATCGGTGCTTCGCATCAATACCCGGCTTCGCTGA
- a CDS encoding TrmH family RNA methyltransferase: MRINYRERVRRMRALNSWAWTSADGSLREGYHERPRVPIELVVCPLGKEVNHGGILRLAEAFMLERVTFSKESDEAEDFSGHRGADQWQPWGWADEFEAVASAKAAGRQCVALTLNERAVAFDAFDYKWPCTLVVGSEMMGLPSSLVEMCDGAVAIPMFGVMASLNVATATGIVVQHIARCYADEVGFQPLREESARLLTS; the protein is encoded by the coding sequence ATGAGGATCAACTACCGCGAACGTGTCCGCCGGATGCGGGCTTTGAATTCTTGGGCTTGGACTTCGGCTGATGGTTCGCTTCGAGAGGGTTATCACGAGCGGCCTCGGGTGCCGATTGAGTTGGTGGTTTGCCCTTTGGGGAAGGAGGTGAACCACGGGGGGATCTTGCGGCTGGCGGAGGCTTTTATGCTGGAGCGGGTCACGTTCTCTAAGGAGTCTGATGAGGCGGAGGATTTTTCGGGGCATCGGGGGGCGGATCAGTGGCAGCCTTGGGGTTGGGCGGATGAGTTTGAGGCGGTGGCCTCGGCTAAGGCAGCGGGGCGGCAGTGTGTGGCCTTGACCCTTAATGAGCGGGCGGTGGCGTTTGATGCTTTTGACTATAAATGGCCTTGCACTTTGGTCGTCGGGTCGGAGATGATGGGGCTTCCTTCATCGCTGGTTGAAATGTGTGATGGGGCGGTGGCGATTCCGATGTTTGGGGTGATGGCTTCGTTGAACGTGGCTACGGCGACGGGGATTGTTGTTCAGCACATCGCTCGGTGCTATGCGGACGAGGTGGGATTTCAGCCTTTGCGCGAAGAGTCGGCGCGGTTGTTGACTTCTTAA
- a CDS encoding M28 family peptidase — protein MVIQSLLLGYVALTQTPETFDQARSWNWLTKQCALGPRTPGSEAHLKCRDMILEESKKYCARAELQPFQHRWTKTNKDVEMWNVLAFHNWDKAKVRVVLSAHWDTRPSADQEYDRQRAAKPIPGANDGASGVAVLLELMRLNKTLPEDIGICYAFFDGEDLGPELSEMFLGAVHYSNNVKSPKPDYGILLDMIGDKDLKVPVEPNSYKKAQKVTVALYRHAKKVGLEKTFPMEYGPEILDDHLSMNAAGIPTVDLIDFDYEHWHTLEDTPDKCSADSLGKVGKLLETWCRLTPAWKPK, from the coding sequence ATGGTTATCCAATCCCTCCTTCTCGGCTACGTCGCTCTAACCCAAACTCCCGAGACGTTTGACCAGGCCCGCTCTTGGAACTGGTTGACCAAGCAGTGTGCCCTCGGCCCTCGCACACCGGGTTCCGAAGCACATCTCAAGTGTCGAGACATGATTCTTGAGGAGTCGAAGAAGTACTGCGCTCGTGCTGAACTTCAGCCTTTCCAGCACCGCTGGACCAAGACGAACAAGGACGTCGAAATGTGGAACGTGCTCGCATTTCATAACTGGGACAAAGCCAAGGTCCGAGTTGTCCTCTCGGCCCACTGGGATACGCGACCTTCGGCCGACCAGGAGTATGATCGGCAGCGTGCGGCGAAGCCGATTCCCGGAGCAAACGACGGAGCTTCTGGGGTGGCGGTCCTACTTGAGCTGATGCGGCTCAACAAGACTTTGCCCGAGGATATCGGGATATGCTATGCCTTTTTCGACGGCGAAGATCTTGGCCCCGAGCTCAGCGAGATGTTCCTGGGAGCTGTTCACTACTCAAACAATGTCAAGTCGCCCAAACCGGACTACGGAATCCTGCTTGACATGATCGGCGACAAGGATCTCAAGGTTCCTGTTGAGCCAAACAGCTATAAGAAAGCTCAAAAGGTAACTGTCGCCCTCTACCGTCACGCGAAAAAGGTCGGGCTTGAGAAGACTTTCCCGATGGAATATGGTCCGGAGATTCTTGACGATCACCTCTCAATGAACGCCGCCGGAATCCCAACCGTGGATCTGATCGACTTCGACTACGAGCACTGGCACACGCTTGAAGACACCCCCGACAAATGCTCCGCTGACTCTCTGGGCAAAGTCGGAAAGTTGCTCGAAACTTGGTGCCGGCTGACTCCAGCGTGGAAACCTAAGTAG
- the crtI gene encoding phytoene desaturase family protein — protein MRKSVVIVGAGLGGLSAAIQCRLKGHEVTILEQGRVGGKAGRIDESGYTLDPGPSIIILTEIYKQVFRDAGRNPDDYLQFVRLNPITRVMFKGESIDIPDGYPAAQALIDRIAPEDSAQFALMWSKLTKIAPLVDRSVFAHPYDKPWQLADPSLIKFALPFDVRKTYKELVDGMFKSPLLRAFFYGFPSYGGQSYRSKAPGALLIPYFMLQDGVWYPKGGVAAIPEAFSKLAVELGVEIRTESQVVGFDSSSDQIKAAVIATGEKIAGQVFICNRDRVQTQSWLGRELPSKPSYSYFTVHMGVRRQFPELKHHTLFVPDNFEAGFEELYEERVFPYAPIVYVNNTSDTDQSVAPVGCSNLFAVITSPANEDHLDWPAITNECVQRTLDVMAQGGVILDPSEIEMQRIQTPVYFEREHGNFRGSLYGADEKHRLFGMFPWSNQDPEFKNLLYVGGSVQPGAGLPMVTLSGRFAAALV, from the coding sequence ATGAGGAAGTCCGTTGTTATCGTAGGAGCAGGTTTGGGCGGACTGAGCGCCGCTATCCAATGTCGCCTCAAAGGTCACGAAGTCACCATTCTAGAGCAAGGGCGCGTCGGCGGAAAGGCGGGCAGAATCGATGAGTCCGGCTACACCTTGGATCCGGGTCCTTCCATCATTATCCTCACCGAAATCTACAAGCAGGTCTTCCGAGACGCCGGACGAAATCCCGACGACTACCTTCAATTCGTAAGGCTGAACCCAATCACAAGGGTGATGTTCAAGGGCGAATCAATCGACATCCCTGACGGCTACCCCGCCGCCCAAGCCCTCATCGACCGCATCGCTCCCGAAGATTCTGCTCAGTTCGCCCTGATGTGGTCGAAGCTCACTAAGATCGCGCCGCTTGTCGACAGGTCCGTCTTCGCCCACCCCTACGACAAACCCTGGCAGCTCGCCGATCCGTCGCTGATCAAGTTTGCCCTTCCGTTTGATGTGCGAAAAACGTACAAAGAGCTGGTAGACGGGATGTTCAAAAGCCCTCTGCTCCGGGCGTTCTTCTACGGCTTTCCTTCCTACGGCGGCCAAAGCTACCGCAGCAAGGCCCCGGGTGCCCTCCTGATTCCTTACTTCATGCTCCAAGACGGAGTCTGGTATCCGAAGGGCGGAGTCGCCGCAATCCCCGAAGCCTTCTCCAAACTCGCTGTCGAACTTGGCGTCGAAATCAGAACCGAATCCCAAGTCGTCGGTTTCGACTCCTCTTCGGACCAGATCAAAGCTGCCGTGATCGCAACCGGTGAAAAAATCGCCGGTCAAGTCTTCATTTGCAATCGCGACCGAGTCCAAACCCAAAGCTGGCTTGGCCGAGAACTCCCCTCAAAACCAAGCTATTCCTACTTCACCGTCCACATGGGTGTCCGCCGTCAGTTTCCCGAGCTAAAACATCACACCCTTTTCGTACCGGACAACTTCGAAGCCGGTTTCGAAGAACTCTACGAAGAACGAGTCTTCCCTTATGCTCCAATCGTGTATGTCAACAACACTTCGGATACCGATCAATCCGTTGCTCCCGTTGGCTGCTCAAATCTCTTCGCCGTCATCACATCTCCAGCAAATGAAGATCACTTGGACTGGCCCGCCATAACGAACGAATGCGTCCAGAGAACGCTCGATGTCATGGCCCAGGGCGGAGTTATTCTCGACCCCTCTGAGATTGAGATGCAGAGAATCCAAACCCCGGTCTACTTCGAGCGTGAGCATGGAAACTTCCGGGGATCGCTGTACGGCGCAGACGAGAAGCACCGCCTCTTCGGAATGTTCCCCTGGTCCAACCAGGACCCGGAGTTCAAAAACCTTCTCTATGTTGGCGGCTCAGTCCAACCCGGAGCTGGCCTCCCCATGGTCACCCTCAGCGGAAGATTTGCGGCGGCGTTGGTTTAG
- a CDS encoding ABC transporter permease — protein sequence MNEIIEALTNMRENLRRTVLTSSGVMAATIAVVLLASIAIGVRKDFTEQVQDLGVNTLIVIPGKLSGGMNFNLGGASYLKYSDAVRVSKVKGVQSVGAWTFVGGGATYEGNEAASFLVATTPTWFQMKKFDLESGRLLTKSDDQRDVVVIGSIAKQGLFGDKAALGKKIKINGRFFEVVGITKDDTKDDSLMSMGSFQNLIYIPFTGLHKRVPTSQTDRLLIQLDSKVEPEQLLGTLKAELRKTLDEEQFDILTQKDLLKVVYKFTDILQWLLVGLTGIALFVGGIGILNVMMLSVGERTSEIGIRKAMGATHGSIFRQFLAESIGICLLGSLVGLLFSGFCCVLLANYSPINPIVTWQTVFGTLGASFVTGVLSGIAPSMKAAKKDPVKAIQNLG from the coding sequence TTGAACGAGATTATCGAAGCCCTTACCAACATGCGCGAGAACCTGCGCCGGACGGTTCTCACCTCCAGCGGAGTGATGGCAGCAACGATTGCCGTAGTTCTCCTAGCCAGCATCGCAATTGGCGTTCGCAAGGACTTCACTGAGCAAGTTCAAGACCTCGGAGTGAATACCCTCATTGTTATTCCCGGAAAGCTGAGCGGGGGGATGAACTTCAATCTTGGCGGAGCCTCGTACTTGAAGTATTCCGATGCCGTGCGAGTCTCAAAGGTCAAAGGTGTTCAGAGTGTTGGAGCTTGGACCTTTGTGGGCGGCGGAGCAACATATGAGGGGAACGAAGCGGCAAGTTTCCTGGTCGCGACTACGCCGACTTGGTTCCAGATGAAGAAGTTCGATCTTGAGTCGGGTCGATTGCTGACCAAAAGTGACGACCAAAGGGATGTCGTCGTCATCGGCTCAATTGCTAAACAGGGTCTCTTCGGTGACAAAGCTGCCCTCGGCAAGAAGATCAAGATTAACGGTCGCTTCTTCGAAGTAGTCGGGATCACGAAGGACGACACCAAAGACGACTCGCTGATGTCGATGGGGAGCTTCCAAAACCTGATCTACATCCCGTTTACCGGGTTACACAAGCGGGTTCCGACTTCACAAACCGATCGACTGTTGATCCAGCTAGACTCCAAAGTCGAGCCCGAGCAGCTTCTCGGGACGTTGAAGGCAGAACTACGGAAGACGCTTGACGAGGAGCAGTTCGACATCCTGACCCAAAAGGACTTGCTCAAAGTCGTTTACAAGTTCACCGATATCCTGCAGTGGCTCTTGGTTGGCTTGACGGGGATCGCGCTTTTTGTGGGAGGAATCGGCATTCTCAATGTGATGATGCTCTCCGTCGGAGAGCGGACTTCGGAGATTGGAATTCGCAAAGCTATGGGAGCAACTCACGGTTCGATCTTCCGGCAGTTCCTAGCAGAGAGTATCGGCATATGCTTGCTCGGTTCTCTCGTTGGTTTGCTGTTCAGTGGTTTCTGTTGCGTGCTCCTGGCGAACTACTCACCAATCAATCCGATTGTCACCTGGCAAACCGTCTTCGGCACTCTTGGAGCGTCATTTGTGACCGGAGTCCTGAGCGGCATTGCACCGTCAATGAAGGCAGCCAAAAAGGATCCTGTGAAAGCGATCCAGAATCTGGGGTAG